GATCATTGTCCGCCCGGAGCTTCCCAAGCCGCCGGGCGCTTTCTTTCGGCCCACACAGTGTTGACTACATGGGCCGAAGCGTGAGAGTTGGGAAATATCAAGATGAGAGCATGTGCGCCCGGACGTTACCGTTCCGGGCGTTGTTGTTATCACTCCAGGCGATGGAGGCGAGCATGCCGAAAAGAAAACGCGCCGTTGACCTCTTCCGCCACGAACGCCGCAAGATCCGTGAGAGCGGCGTCCTCGAGGCGTTGATCCAATATGTCGAAGGCAAGCGCGACATGTCGTCAAGCCAGGTTGCCGCAGCCCTTGGACTGCTCATGAAGGCGGTGCCGGATCTGTCGAGCTTCACGCCATTGGTGGCGCATGGCGGGGCGAGGGAAGAGAGGCTCGACGACGCTTCCGCTATAGATTTCCGCGCTATCGATCCTCGACGTTGATGTCGCGCGCGCCGTCCAGCCGCTGCTCGTCCCAAGCCGCAACAAGGGCACATGTGGTGGAAAAAATCCGAGACCCCGGCAAGCAACGGATCACTCATCACTTTCCGTGGCATGCAATCCTTCAATGCGGAGAACGCGCACATGAATGACTACGAGCCCGCCGACGACGGCGCGGTGTTCCGCGATGCGCGTCCCTGGCAAGAATGCATCGCGGACGCCAGGAAGCACTTTCAGGTCTGGCAGGACAAATGTGACAGCATTGACAGCCTCTATGCGGATCTGAAGCGCCTCGCCGACTCAAGCGGCGATCGCGAGTTCCAGATGTTCTGGGCCAATCTGGAAATCATGAAGCCGTCGCTATACTCGAGGTCGCCGCGGCCCGCCGTGGCGACCCGCTTCAACGACATGGCGCCGCTCCCCCGCGCCGCCTCCGAAACGCTCGAGCGGGCGCTCACCGTCAATTTCGAGCTCGAAGACATCAATTCCGTGATGCTGCTCGTCAGGGATGACATGCTCATCAATGGCCGCGGCGTCGCCTGGGTCCGCTACGAAGACGATATCGACCCGGTCGACGGAGCAAGCATCGAGGCTCCCGCGGAACCACAGAACCAGCGTGTTCCCTATGAACATGTCGACCGTGCCGACTTTCTTCATGAGCCCGCGCGCAAGTGGCAGGAGGTGGGCTGGGTGGCGAAGCGCGCCTGGCTGACGCGCGACCAGGGCCTGGCCCGTTTTGGAGACATCTTCGCCACCGTCGATCTCAAGGAACGCAAGGAAGTCTCGGCTAATGGCGACGGTGCCGATTATCAGGGCGAGCGCAAGGGCGAGGTGTGGGAAATCTGGTCGAAGACCAGGAATGTCGTCGTTTGGGTAGCGGAGGGGCTCGACGAAGTCTTGGATATTCGCGAGCCGTTCCTCAGGATCGAAGGCTTTTTTCCATGTCCGAAGCCGGCCTATGCGACATTGGAGCGGCGCAAGCTGATTCCGGTGCCCGATTATTACTTCAGTAGAGATCAGCTCGATGAAATCAACGAGCTGACGGCGCGCATATCCGCACTTGCCGAATCTCTGCGGATGAAGGGCCTTTATGCCGCGGGCGCCGGCGATCTCGCCGAAGCGGTAGAGACGGCGCTGCGCCAGCAGGACAACAATGCCATCCTCGTGCCGGTTGCGAACTTCGCGGCGCTGGGCGGTGCTGCCCTGCGGGACACCATCCTCTGGCTGCCGCTCGCCGAAGTCGCTGCGACCATCAAGGAGTTGATCTTCCTGCGCCGGCAGATCATCGACGATGCCTATCAGATCACCGGTCTCAGCGACATCATGCGCGGGGCGACGGAACCCGCCGAGACGGCTACGGCGCAGGAACTGAAAAGCCAGTATGGATCGGTGCGGATCAGGGAGCGCCAGGCCGAACTGGTCCGGTTCGCCCGAGATCTAGTCCGCATCGCCGGCGAGATCATGGCGGAGAATTTCACGCCGCAAACATTCGTTGCGATGACGCAGATGAACTTGCCGACAGCGGCGACCCTGCAGCGCCAGGCTCAAGAGATCACCACGCAGGCCGGTCAGCAGCTGAAGATTCCGCAGGATCAGGCGACGGCAAATGCACCAGAGCAGCTTCAGCAGCTACAAGCAGACGCGCAGGCCAGGCTGCGGGAACTCGCCGCGACGGTGACGATCGAGCAGGTCGTGGCCCTCTTGCGCGAGCAGCGCATTCGGCCCTTCGTGCTCGAGATCGAGACCGACAGCACCATTCAGGTCGATGAAGACAGCGAGAAGCGGCGGCGCACCGAGTTCCTGGCGTCGCTTGCCAGTGTCATCCAGCAGCTGACACCGCTGGTTCAGACCCAACCAGCGGCAGGACCATTCGCGGCCGAGATGATCAAGTTCGCTGTGGCGCCGTTCCGCGCCGGACGCGCCATGACGGCGGTGATCGACGAGTTTACCGACGCGATCCGCACCCAGGCGCAGCAAGCCACGGCGAGCGCGCAGCCGAGTCCCGAGCTGGTCCTGGCGCAAGCCGAGGCGGCCAAGCTCGACTTCGAGAAGCAGAAGCATGTCGATCAAATGGCGTTGCGCGCGAAGGAGCTCGACCAGACGAATGATCGCGAGATCCGCAAGGCGCGGCTCGAGGGGGACCTCGCCGGCGACGGGGCCGGGCAGCCGGCGGCCTACTCGATGTCCGAGGTGATAACCCAACTGGCCCAGCAGAACGCCCAAGTTCTCCAGGCCCTGGCGATGATCGCCCAAGTGCTCGCGGCGCCGAAGACGGTGACGACGCCGGAGGGCCGCATCTACTCGACGCAACCCGCCCTACCTCAGCAGGGATGAACCAACCATGACCATGCAATACTCGGTCGCGGTGCGCAATGCGCGCCTAGACGTCGTTGAAACCACGATCGGCGTGAGCCCGGTGCTGGAAATCCGCTCCGGCGCGCCGCCGGTCAACTGCGCCGCGGCCGATAGCGGGACCGTGCTCGCCACGGTGAACCTTCCATCCGACTGGATGCTGGCGGCTTCCGCCGGTTCGAAGTCCAAATCCGGCACCTGGCAGGATCTCTCGGCTGACGCCGCGGGCACTGCCGGCCATTTCCGGCTCAAGCAGGGCGGCGCCTGTCATATGCAGGGCACATGTTCCATGACTGGCGGTGGCGGCGACATGATCCTGGACAATACGAACTTCGCCATCGGTCAGGTCTTCACGGTGGTGAATTTCGCGCTGACGGCGGGGAATCCCTGATGGCGGACGATGTCACTCTTCCTGGCACCGGCGCGGTCATCGTCACTGACGATGTCGGCGGCGGCCGGCAGATCCAGCTGGTCAAGCTTGACGGCGGCGCCAATGGCGCATCGGCGCCGGTGGTCTCTGGCGCGCAGGCGAGCGCGAACAGCCTGCCTGTTGTCGGCCCGAACGACGAATTTGTCACGGTGACCGTCGATGTGACGCGGCCGGCCGACACCACCGCCTATGCGGTCGACGACTGTATCTCCAACAGCACATCGGCCCCCACGACATTCACCATCTCCAATGCTGCTAAGGCCTCGGGTGGGTCGGGCCTCATCACCGATATGACCGTCCTCTCCAATAATGATCCGCTTGCCGCGCTGCAGGGAGAGATTTTCCTGTTCGACAGCGCCGTTATTTCACCAAACGACAACGCCGCCTTTCAAGTTTCGGACGCCGATGCGAGAAAGTGCATCGGCAAGATACCCTTCATGCTGGAGGACATCGGCAACAACGAGTTCTTCCACGCGCAGGGTATCAATATCGGCTTCACTTGCGTGGGATCCGCCGATCTACGCTTTCTCTTGCGTGCCAAGAACACCTATGTTCCGGCCAGCGGCGAAGTATTCACTTTTCGCTTGAAGATTCAACGGCTCACTTAGCGGAGGTGCTCATGTACCTGCGCAATCGCGTGCGGATGACAACACGGAAGAAGCCTCCGTCACGCATACTCTTCGGCGCGAGTGCTGTTACTGGAACAGACGCCACGTCCTATTCGTTCACGGGCCTTACGGTTGTAACGCCGCCAGACACACATAGAAATCTCTATGCTTGGATATTCAGCAGTATTGGCAACACAACGCCGGCGCAGACTGAGCCGACCGGGTGTACGATAGGTGGTATTCCCGCCGCACTTGTGTCGCAGTTTTCTCGCGTAGTCGCAACGTCAAGCTGCTGTGTGGCTCTATTTGCTGCCCGCGTTCCCGGAGGAGCAACGGCTACCGTCGCTCCAACTTTCGGTTTCACTGTACGACGCTGCGGCTGCATCCTCGCATCGGCCATTGCGCCACGTCTGATGCCGCCCCTATTTGGGCTCCTAACCGCGACAGGACTGGATGATATTTTCGGGACGGTGCTGGTTCCGAGTGCAGGCTTCATCAGCATTCATAGCCAGAATATCAATACAGCCAGTTCCGACGTTTTCGCGTTTTCCGGGGCTGGAACGGCGGAGCAGACTGACGTGTTTGTCGAAGGCGGTACCCGTATAGCGGCGGCAACTCTTGCCTTCAGCGGCGATCTTTCAATTGTCGGAGCCAACGACTCAGGCATGGACGCTATATGGATGGGGTGGTGAGGCTACACCGCCAGTTTTCGGGTTACCTCTATTAGTGCGTCAGTGATGGTATCAAGCGCCTTGAATTGGCTGCCATAGTTAAGTCCATACTTCTGCTGTTGCGCCAGTCCGTAGTCTGAAGAAATGTGCCAGAAGCGGCCGCCGGAGTTAAATTCAAGGGTAAAGAGTTGGCCAGTTTTTACCTCGCGAATGATGTCGATGCCCATAGCTGGAAGCTGAGGCAATTTGGAGTGAATGCTCTTCGCGAGGTCTATAACCTCTGAGTCGTAGTTGAGAGTTACGCTGCGATCGACGCTGTTGGCAGCCACTTCCATTTCCGTGTCCTCCGAAGTTGCAAGATCTGGCCTTCTTTCAAGCGCCTTCGAGACGATAGAATAGATGGGCCGACCAAGAACCGTCATCACCCGGTAAGACGTCACAAACGGACCAGTATCCACATAACGCTGCGCGAGAAGGCTTTGACCGTGGCGCGGGTCATATTTGGGTAATACTGATGTGTCAGTCCACAAATGAAGATCGGTGGTACGAATTAGACGGACGCCGCGACCTTGTTTGCCCAGGATAGGCTTGATTACAGTGTAAGGCCCCCATTTGGTCTCATCGATCTGCATGTCGGGCTTAATCACATGTGTTTCGGGGACCAGAGCGCCGACGCGTGACAGAAGTTGAATCTCTTCGAGCTTATTTAGAGGAGTGGAGATCAGCCTGGCGCCTCTGATCCGAACGCCAGGATGGTCAATATGGACTGCGACGGGCGAGAAGATGAGGCTCGGCAACTGTGCGGCCTTAGACCAAAAGTCAAACAGCAGTTTCGCCGCGAGCGAGCCAATATGAACCTGGATATCAGGCGCTCGA
This genomic stretch from Nordella sp. HKS 07 harbors:
- a CDS encoding RimK family alpha-L-glutamate ligase; protein product: MTHRRNLVILHVPEKQKLTDFLTVRELIAVRAPDIQVHIGSLAAKLLFDFWSKAAQLPSLIFSPVAVHIDHPGVRIRGARLISTPLNKLEEIQLLSRVGALVPETHVIKPDMQIDETKWGPYTVIKPILGKQGRGVRLIRTTDLHLWTDTSVLPKYDPRHGQSLLAQRYVDTGPFVTSYRVMTVLGRPIYSIVSKALERRPDLATSEDTEMEVAANSVDRSVTLNYDSEVIDLAKSIHSKLPQLPAMGIDIIREVKTGQLFTLEFNSGGRFWHISSDYGLAQQQKYGLNYGSQFKALDTITDALIEVTRKLAV